One window of the Amycolatopsis mediterranei genome contains the following:
- a CDS encoding NACHT domain-containing protein — translation MTSLEGPALKLGGQIASAAAKSWLQRRKAGLERSAELVELAAGELKGPLERAKLENLVQHIGMQVAEQLEPVLADRFSTLPSHEIEAAFLAVEDALSKADLSDEALLATDADPEQLARKIREDLPALAADRLFAPKTAALYELALDQACRHLVQVVRHLPSFPPRALAEVLGRLGRQNEQLEELLARVPKTSLATPEGIDRDAEFETTYLGLLAHELDRLELLGLTMDDQPALPLTVAYLSLSVSPEGEARQADHQTDERWFEKRRRPAGSANMRVETALGGAPRILIRGEAGSGKTTLLDWLAVTAARTGFTGKLAEWNGRVPFPIRLRSFAADPLPRPEEFVRHIAPVLAPPEGWARRVLAAGRAMILVDGVDEVGANHRREVKAWLRELSLAFEDTLFVVTSRTAAADQRWLAQEGFGCVLLEPMSSDDIEALVARWHKAAATGGTIRQGTDLPAVQRRLLNQLDSRPHLRTLAASPLLCAMLCALNLAHRSELPRDRMDLYRKALSMLLHLRDAERKIGVLLTEAQKQVLLGDLAWRLSLASKVELPKDRVREHIARRLPSLPHVDHTPDDVLNHLLERSGVLREPVRDRVDFVHRTFQECLAANEATEQDHLETLIDRAHLDTWWETIVMACGHAKHHQAGTLLTGILDRADEEPRHTRHLRLLAAACLETVSNADLDVIARVEAVIREQLVPPRSLKETRSLASIGDRVLRYLPERLDGLSDAVAAASVRAAALTAGTEALKLLRNYAQDSRLAVQKQLTQAWQYFDPERYAAEVLADSPLADGVATVEAVRLLPHVRHLKNLAGLSVTLPPSERQADLGALGGLPCLTQVDALFHHTTVVDLAPLSDHPGLVDVALYFAHRFTNVRSLNGLQKLRMLSLFRQSPWHSIDAFGDLTSLTFLALDELRKIEDFAALTSLTNLRTLQLWGVRTKTLASSPPLPMPSKIDLFHQGTKEKLIDAAAIAHCFPRATRLRLFDTGVTDLRPLADLPLTMIKFRNTKVPGLRPLAAMSQLETVAFEWVTEPVDLSPLADLKLTIEAKDTQLVGTDKLGPGIKLS, via the coding sequence TTGACGAGCCTGGAAGGGCCGGCGCTGAAGCTGGGCGGCCAGATTGCCTCGGCCGCGGCGAAGTCGTGGCTGCAGCGGCGCAAGGCCGGTCTCGAGCGGTCCGCCGAACTGGTCGAGCTGGCGGCGGGCGAGCTGAAGGGACCGCTGGAGCGGGCCAAGCTGGAGAACCTCGTCCAGCACATCGGCATGCAGGTGGCCGAGCAGCTGGAGCCGGTCCTCGCGGACCGCTTCTCGACGCTGCCTTCGCATGAGATCGAGGCGGCTTTCCTCGCGGTGGAAGACGCCTTGAGCAAGGCGGATCTGTCCGACGAGGCACTCCTGGCGACGGACGCGGACCCCGAGCAGCTGGCCAGGAAGATCCGCGAGGACCTCCCCGCCCTGGCTGCCGATCGGCTCTTCGCGCCCAAGACGGCCGCGCTGTACGAGCTGGCGCTGGACCAGGCGTGCCGTCATCTCGTGCAGGTGGTCCGGCACCTCCCCTCGTTCCCCCCTCGCGCGCTCGCCGAGGTACTCGGCCGGCTCGGCCGGCAGAACGAACAGCTCGAAGAGCTGCTCGCCAGGGTGCCCAAGACCAGCCTGGCGACGCCCGAGGGCATCGACCGCGACGCCGAGTTCGAGACGACCTACCTGGGCCTGCTGGCCCACGAACTCGACCGGCTCGAACTGCTCGGGCTGACGATGGACGACCAGCCCGCGCTGCCGCTCACGGTCGCCTACTTGAGCCTGAGCGTGTCCCCCGAAGGCGAAGCCAGGCAGGCCGATCACCAGACCGACGAGCGGTGGTTCGAAAAGCGCCGGCGCCCGGCGGGCAGTGCGAACATGCGAGTCGAAACCGCACTCGGCGGAGCCCCCCGGATCCTGATACGCGGAGAAGCCGGTTCGGGCAAGACGACCTTGCTGGACTGGCTGGCGGTGACGGCGGCCCGCACCGGCTTCACCGGCAAGCTCGCCGAGTGGAACGGCCGGGTGCCGTTCCCCATCCGGCTGCGCAGCTTCGCCGCCGATCCGTTGCCGCGGCCGGAGGAATTCGTCCGGCACATCGCCCCGGTGCTGGCCCCGCCGGAAGGCTGGGCCCGTCGGGTGCTGGCCGCCGGACGGGCGATGATCCTGGTCGACGGCGTCGACGAGGTCGGCGCCAACCACCGCCGGGAAGTGAAAGCCTGGCTCCGGGAGCTGTCACTGGCCTTCGAAGACACCCTGTTCGTGGTGACTTCCCGTACCGCCGCGGCGGATCAGCGCTGGCTGGCCCAAGAGGGTTTCGGCTGCGTCCTGCTGGAGCCGATGAGCTCGGACGACATCGAGGCCCTGGTGGCGCGGTGGCACAAGGCAGCGGCCACCGGCGGCACGATACGGCAGGGTACCGATCTGCCCGCGGTGCAACGGCGCCTGCTCAACCAGCTCGACAGCCGGCCGCACCTGCGCACGTTGGCGGCCAGCCCGCTGTTGTGCGCGATGTTGTGTGCGCTCAACCTGGCGCACCGGTCCGAGCTCCCACGCGACCGGATGGATCTGTACCGCAAAGCTCTGTCGATGCTGCTCCACCTGCGTGATGCGGAGCGCAAGATCGGCGTGCTCCTCACCGAGGCGCAGAAGCAAGTCCTCCTGGGCGACCTGGCCTGGCGGCTTTCACTGGCGTCGAAGGTGGAGTTGCCGAAGGACCGGGTCCGCGAGCACATCGCCCGGCGGCTGCCGTCGTTGCCGCACGTCGACCACACCCCGGACGACGTGCTCAACCACCTGCTGGAACGCAGCGGCGTGCTGAGGGAACCGGTGCGTGATCGCGTGGATTTCGTGCACCGGACGTTCCAGGAGTGCCTCGCGGCGAACGAGGCGACCGAACAGGACCACCTGGAGACGTTGATCGACCGGGCCCACCTCGACACCTGGTGGGAGACGATCGTCATGGCGTGCGGCCACGCGAAGCACCACCAGGCCGGGACGTTGCTGACTGGGATCCTCGACCGGGCGGACGAAGAGCCCCGGCACACACGCCACCTCCGCCTGCTGGCGGCGGCGTGCCTGGAGACGGTGAGCAACGCGGACCTGGACGTCATCGCCCGGGTGGAGGCCGTGATCCGGGAGCAGCTGGTACCGCCGCGAAGCCTGAAGGAGACCAGGTCGCTGGCTTCGATCGGGGATCGGGTGCTGCGATACCTGCCCGAGAGGCTCGACGGCCTGTCGGACGCGGTCGCGGCCGCTTCGGTCCGGGCTGCGGCGCTGACCGCGGGCACCGAAGCGCTGAAACTGTTGCGGAACTACGCACAAGACTCGCGCTTGGCGGTACAGAAGCAGTTGACCCAAGCCTGGCAGTACTTCGACCCGGAACGCTATGCGGCCGAGGTACTGGCCGACTCGCCCTTGGCGGACGGCGTGGCCACCGTCGAAGCCGTGCGGCTCCTGCCGCACGTACGGCATCTGAAGAATCTGGCCGGTCTGAGCGTCACCCTGCCCCCTTCGGAGAGACAGGCCGACCTCGGTGCACTCGGCGGACTACCGTGCCTGACTCAAGTCGACGCCCTTTTCCACCACACCACGGTTGTCGACCTCGCCCCGTTGAGCGATCACCCCGGACTGGTGGACGTGGCGCTGTACTTCGCGCACAGGTTCACCAACGTCCGCTCCCTCAACGGCCTCCAGAAGCTACGCATGCTTTCCCTGTTTCGCCAGTCACCGTGGCACAGCATCGATGCTTTCGGTGACCTGACGAGCCTCACCTTCCTCGCTCTCGACGAACTGAGGAAGATAGAAGACTTCGCCGCCCTCACCTCGTTGACCAACCTGAGAACACTGCAGCTCTGGGGAGTCCGGACGAAGACGCTGGCCTCCTCGCCACCTTTGCCGATGCCCAGCAAGATCGACCTCTTTCACCAGGGGACCAAGGAAAAGCTGATCGACGCAGCGGCAATCGCGCACTGCTTTCCCCGCGCGACCAGACTCCGCCTGTTCGACACGGGAGTAACAGACCTGCGCCCCCTGGCCGACCTGCCGCTCACCATGATCAAATTCAGGAATACGAAGGTGCCCGGCCTTCGCCCCCTCGCGGCCATGAGCCAGCTGGAAACAGTCGCCTTCGAATGGGTGACCGAGCCCGTGGACCTCAGTCCGCTGGCCGACCTGAAACTGACCATCGAGGCCAAGGACACCCAGCTCGTCGGCACCGACAAACTCGGCCCCGGCATCAAGCTGAGCTAA
- the rph gene encoding ribonuclease PH — MARKDGRNDDQLRDIKITRGFQQWPAGSVLIEFGNTRVLCAASVTEGVPRWRAGSGLGWVTAEYAMLPSATNTRGDRESVKGRIGGRTHEISRLIGRSLRACIDLAALGENTIVIDCDVIQADGGTRTAAVTGGYVALADAITWLSAANRLNDPQPLSSSVAAVSVGVVDGRVRLDLPYEEDSRAEVDMNVVATDAGTLIEVQGTGEGATFARSTLDTMLDMALAGCAELTRLQNEALALPYPGELPEPRPDKKKGSK; from the coding sequence GTGGCTCGTAAAGATGGCAGGAACGACGACCAGCTCCGCGACATCAAGATCACCCGGGGGTTCCAGCAGTGGCCGGCCGGGTCGGTGCTGATCGAATTCGGCAACACGCGGGTGCTGTGCGCGGCGAGCGTCACCGAAGGCGTGCCGCGCTGGCGGGCCGGCTCCGGCCTCGGCTGGGTGACGGCCGAGTACGCGATGCTGCCGTCCGCGACCAACACGCGCGGTGACCGCGAGTCGGTGAAGGGCCGGATCGGCGGCCGCACGCACGAGATCTCGCGGCTGATCGGCCGGTCCCTGCGGGCCTGCATCGACCTGGCGGCGCTGGGCGAGAACACGATCGTCATCGACTGCGACGTCATCCAGGCCGACGGCGGCACCCGCACGGCCGCGGTGACCGGCGGTTACGTGGCCCTGGCGGATGCGATCACCTGGCTGAGCGCGGCGAACCGGCTCAACGACCCGCAGCCGCTGTCGTCGTCGGTGGCGGCGGTGAGCGTCGGCGTGGTCGACGGCCGGGTCCGGCTCGACCTGCCGTACGAAGAGGACTCGCGCGCCGAGGTCGACATGAACGTGGTCGCCACCGACGCGGGCACCCTGATCGAGGTCCAGGGCACCGGCGAGGGCGCGACCTTCGCCCGGTCCACTTTGGACACGATGCTCGACATGGCCCTCGCGGGCTGCGCGGAGCTGACTCGGCTGCAGAACGAGGCACTGGCGCTGCCGTACCCGGGCGAGCTGCCGGAACCGCGTCCGGACAAGAAGAAGGGCTCGAAGTGA
- the rdgB gene encoding RdgB/HAM1 family non-canonical purine NTP pyrophosphatase, translating to MTKLLLATRNAKKLGELRRIVAAEGLSGLEVLGLADVPDFPEAPETAPDFEGNAVAKARDAVAATGLPAIADDSGIAIDALNGMPGVLSARWSGRHGDDEANLDLVLGQLSDVPDERRGAQFVCVAALVLPSGEETLVRGEWRGTLVRERRGTNGFGYDPIFRPDGESRTSAELDPAEKDAVSHRGLALRALLPALRELA from the coding sequence GTGACGAAGCTGCTTCTGGCGACGCGCAACGCGAAGAAGCTCGGCGAGCTGCGGCGGATCGTTGCCGCGGAAGGTCTTTCGGGCCTCGAGGTGCTCGGCCTCGCGGACGTGCCGGACTTTCCCGAGGCGCCCGAGACGGCTCCGGACTTCGAAGGCAACGCGGTGGCGAAGGCTCGCGACGCGGTGGCGGCGACGGGCTTGCCCGCCATCGCGGACGACTCGGGGATCGCGATCGACGCGTTGAACGGGATGCCAGGCGTGCTCTCGGCTCGGTGGTCCGGGCGGCACGGCGACGACGAGGCGAACCTGGATCTGGTGCTGGGGCAGCTTTCCGACGTGCCCGATGAGCGACGCGGGGCGCAGTTCGTCTGCGTTGCGGCGTTGGTGCTGCCGTCGGGCGAGGAGACGCTGGTCCGGGGCGAGTGGCGCGGGACGCTGGTGCGCGAGCGCCGCGGGACGAACGGGTTCGGGTACGACCCGATCTTCCGGCCGGACGGCGAAAGCCGGACGTCGGCAGAGCTGGACCCGGCGGAGAAGGACGCGGTTTCGCACCGGGGGCTGGCTTTGCGGGCGCTGCTGCCGGCGCTGCGCGAGCTGGCTTAG